One window from the genome of Rhodococcus sp. ABRD24 encodes:
- a CDS encoding UvrD-helicase domain-containing protein: MTAGTSPTTGTAFDLLAPLPSGTTVLEASAGTGKTYAIVGLAARFVAEAGVDLAQLLLVTFSRAATKELRERTRERFASAAAGLVDPLAARASGDPLVAHLADADSGEVALRRRRLMQALSDFDAGTIVTTHSFCQRMLDGLGIAGERDPDAVLVEQADDLTAEVIADLFLQRFGRSDSPTLRPADARSAARAAIFDPQATLAPEGAEGSRAGDAVAFATAVREEARRRKRLAGIRDFDDLPELLHGVLTDPEHGEAACRRVRDRYRVVLVDEFQDTDPQQWGILRSAFHGHSTLVLVGDPKQAIYAFRGAEVLSYLDAVGSADSHQDLTTNWRSDAELVAALGHLHGGAALGHSGIVVHSVSAAKPGSRLHGAPPLRLRYLCRAGAGRLNNSGYPAVGALRSRVAADVAADIVALLDSGITLDLNGGSRPVAPGDIAVLAGTNAQITLVREALDRVGVPSVLAGGTSVFETPSAQHWLRVLQALEQPHRPDRVRLAALTPLLGWTAEQIDARSDELVARVGGQLRELTAVFAQSGFAALFERLATDSGLEARLLAVTAGERTLTDLRHIGQLLGAVAVDQSLGLTALTGWLTERIKDPKSGGGDRSRRLDSDAAAVQIATVHASKGLEYPIVYVPFGWSTGRHADPDRLLLHDDDGRRILDIGGEGSPGYAERRRRRDAEAAGEDLRLLYVALTRAQCQLVLWWAPAYSTNEAPLHRMLFGREPGESDVPQKVGVPEDPVVAQHLLRWAETSPATIRVEAVGADPIPEVSWAPPHEDSGELAAAVFDRALDVGWRRTSYTALTASAHEHSGSGSEAEEPGTDDEPEEPALIAPVPAPGIPSTMNDMPYGAVFGTLVHEILEYVDTAAADLEAELLLRCREAVAARMSQVDPSALAAALLPVLHTPLAGGGTLAAIMPADRLPELDFELPLAGGDDPAAVTVTLHRVARLLREHLPGDDVLSPYADRLAALDPNPLRGYLTGSIDAVLRVSGPRFVVVDYKTNRIAPGELTTADFTREAMAGEMMRSHYPLQALLYAVALHRYLRWRLPGYNPETHLGGVQYLFVRGMVGPETPDGAGVFDWNPPAALVIALSDLLAGITDREVDA, translated from the coding sequence GTGACCGCCGGAACATCGCCGACCACCGGCACCGCCTTCGACCTGCTCGCCCCGCTGCCGAGCGGGACCACCGTGCTCGAGGCGAGCGCCGGCACCGGCAAGACCTACGCGATCGTCGGCCTGGCGGCCCGGTTCGTTGCCGAGGCGGGGGTCGATCTGGCGCAGCTGTTGCTGGTGACGTTCAGTCGTGCCGCCACCAAGGAGCTTCGGGAGCGCACCCGCGAGCGATTTGCCTCCGCCGCAGCTGGATTGGTGGATCCGCTCGCTGCGCGCGCCAGCGGTGATCCCTTGGTTGCCCATCTCGCCGACGCGGATTCCGGCGAGGTGGCCCTGCGGCGCCGACGGCTGATGCAGGCGCTGTCGGACTTCGATGCCGGCACGATCGTCACCACCCACAGCTTCTGTCAGCGCATGCTCGACGGCCTCGGTATCGCGGGCGAACGGGACCCCGACGCCGTCCTGGTGGAGCAGGCCGACGACCTCACCGCCGAGGTGATCGCCGATCTGTTCCTGCAACGTTTCGGGCGCTCCGACTCCCCGACCCTGCGGCCCGCAGATGCCCGCAGCGCGGCACGGGCCGCGATCTTCGACCCTCAGGCCACGCTTGCCCCGGAGGGCGCCGAGGGCAGTAGGGCCGGTGACGCTGTCGCGTTCGCCACCGCGGTGCGAGAGGAGGCGCGACGCCGCAAGCGACTGGCCGGCATCCGAGACTTCGACGATCTGCCCGAACTGCTGCACGGGGTGCTCACCGATCCCGAGCACGGCGAGGCCGCGTGCCGGCGGGTGCGAGACCGCTACCGGGTGGTGCTGGTCGACGAGTTTCAGGACACTGATCCGCAGCAGTGGGGGATCCTGCGGTCCGCATTCCACGGGCACTCCACGCTGGTCCTGGTCGGCGATCCCAAGCAGGCCATCTACGCGTTCCGCGGGGCCGAGGTGCTCAGCTACCTCGACGCCGTCGGGTCCGCAGACAGCCATCAGGATCTCACCACCAACTGGCGCAGCGATGCGGAACTGGTTGCGGCGCTGGGCCATCTGCACGGTGGAGCCGCCCTCGGGCACTCCGGCATCGTCGTGCACTCCGTTTCGGCGGCGAAGCCGGGTTCCCGGCTGCACGGCGCTCCGCCGCTGCGGCTGCGGTACCTCTGCCGGGCCGGGGCGGGCCGGCTCAACAACTCGGGCTATCCAGCGGTCGGCGCACTGCGCTCGCGGGTCGCGGCAGATGTCGCGGCCGATATCGTCGCTCTACTCGACAGCGGCATCACCCTCGACCTGAACGGCGGCAGCCGCCCTGTCGCTCCCGGCGATATCGCGGTCCTTGCGGGCACCAATGCGCAGATCACGCTGGTGCGTGAGGCTCTCGACCGGGTCGGCGTGCCGTCGGTGCTGGCGGGCGGCACCAGCGTGTTCGAGACGCCATCGGCGCAGCACTGGCTGCGGGTGCTGCAGGCACTCGAACAGCCGCACCGCCCCGACCGGGTACGGCTCGCGGCGCTCACCCCGCTGCTCGGCTGGACAGCCGAGCAGATCGACGCCCGCAGCGACGAGCTCGTCGCACGGGTCGGCGGGCAGTTACGGGAGCTGACGGCGGTGTTCGCTCAGTCCGGCTTTGCGGCACTGTTCGAGCGCCTGGCAACCGATTCCGGGCTCGAGGCCAGGCTGCTCGCGGTGACGGCCGGGGAACGCACGCTCACCGACCTGCGGCACATCGGTCAGTTGCTCGGCGCCGTCGCGGTGGACCAATCCCTCGGGCTCACCGCGCTCACCGGGTGGCTCACCGAGCGGATCAAGGACCCCAAGTCCGGTGGCGGCGACCGTAGCCGACGCCTCGACAGCGATGCCGCCGCAGTGCAGATCGCGACCGTGCACGCGAGCAAGGGTCTCGAATACCCCATTGTCTACGTGCCTTTCGGGTGGAGCACCGGGCGGCATGCGGATCCCGACCGGCTGTTGCTGCACGACGATGACGGCCGACGCATCCTCGACATCGGCGGCGAGGGCAGCCCCGGCTATGCCGAGCGTCGACGACGCCGGGACGCTGAGGCGGCGGGTGAGGATCTGCGGCTGCTGTACGTGGCGCTCACCCGTGCCCAGTGCCAGCTGGTGCTGTGGTGGGCGCCCGCATACTCCACCAACGAGGCGCCCCTGCACCGGATGCTGTTCGGCCGGGAGCCGGGGGAGTCCGACGTCCCGCAGAAGGTGGGCGTGCCCGAGGATCCGGTCGTCGCACAGCACCTTCTGCGCTGGGCCGAGACGTCCCCGGCGACGATCCGGGTGGAGGCCGTCGGCGCCGATCCGATCCCGGAGGTGTCGTGGGCGCCGCCGCACGAGGACTCCGGGGAACTGGCCGCCGCGGTGTTCGATCGGGCGCTCGACGTGGGCTGGCGGCGCACGTCGTACACGGCGCTGACCGCGTCGGCGCACGAGCATTCCGGTAGTGGCAGCGAGGCCGAGGAGCCAGGGACGGACGACGAACCCGAGGAGCCCGCGCTGATCGCCCCGGTGCCGGCGCCGGGCATTCCGTCGACGATGAACGACATGCCGTACGGCGCAGTGTTCGGAACCCTCGTCCACGAGATCCTCGAGTACGTCGACACCGCTGCCGCGGACCTCGAGGCGGAGCTGCTGCTGCGCTGCCGGGAGGCGGTCGCGGCGCGGATGTCGCAGGTGGATCCGTCGGCACTCGCGGCTGCGTTGCTGCCGGTGCTGCATACCCCGCTCGCGGGGGGCGGCACGCTGGCCGCGATCATGCCCGCGGACCGGTTGCCGGAGCTGGACTTCGAGCTGCCGCTGGCCGGTGGCGACGATCCGGCGGCGGTCACGGTGACGCTGCACCGGGTGGCCAGGCTGCTGCGTGAGCACCTGCCCGGCGACGATGTGCTCTCGCCCTACGCGGACCGGTTGGCGGCGCTCGACCCGAATCCCCTGCGCGGGTATCTCACCGGCAGCATCGACGCCGTCCTGCGGGTCTCCGGTCCCCGATTCGTGGTGGTGGACTACAAGACCAACCGGATTGCGCCAGGCGAGCTGACCACTGCCGACTTCACCCGTGAGGCTATGGCCGGGGAGATGATGCGCTCGCACTATCCGCTGCAGGCGCTGCTGTATGCCGTTGCGCTGCATCGGTATCTGCGGTGGCGACTGCCCGGCTACAACCCGGAGACCCATCTCGGCGGGGTGCAGTACCTGTTCGTGCGCGGCATGGTCGGCCCCGAGACCCCCGACGGGGCCGGGGTATTCGACTGGAATCCGCCGGCCGCGCTGGTGATCGCGCTGTCGGACCTGTTGGCCGGCATCACCGATCGCGAGGTGGACGCATGA
- the recD gene encoding exodeoxyribonuclease V subunit alpha, translating to MTEARVAQRGKGVLREFNDAGVLEAADVHVALRLAALGGETSEPVHLATALAVRAVRSGSVCLDLSRIREVTVDDDTEVDLSALPWPDDAVVAEGLASSPLVVGGDAGPLRPLRLVDGLLYLDRYFRQEETIRRILDERAQGHPAVDEDLLRTGLGELFRDFRDPSRPSDAPDRQRIAAAVAVTYSTSVIAGGPGTGKTHTVARILALLERQHPGLRIGLAAPTGKAAARLQESVREQAEVVGLRADLSAMTLHRMLGWRRGTSRFRYNETNHLPYDVIVVDETSMVSLTMMCRLLEAVRPEARLVLVGDPDQLTSVDAGAVLADLVARPVTGALNPALARVVGADLSASDDPAEAALSAAERDRLRGGVIRLSRGRRFGGAIARLAVAVRDGDEDRVLEILRSGEPDVSFAAPEELSALRADVVSTSAAVTEAAAAGDAVAALRASEQHRLLCAHREGPFGAAWWARNSMNWIGEATGSRLDAERWYAGQPLMVTANDHETRIYNGDTGVVVAGSGDADGELVAAFARGEEPYLLHLSHLASVQTVYAMTIHRSQGSQYDTVSVILPGEESSMLTRELLYTAITRARTHVRIVGTEEAVRAGVRRRVLRASGLRRG from the coding sequence ATGACCGAGGCGCGGGTGGCGCAGCGCGGCAAGGGTGTGTTGCGGGAGTTCAACGACGCCGGGGTACTCGAGGCGGCCGATGTGCATGTGGCACTGCGGCTCGCGGCGCTCGGCGGGGAGACCAGCGAACCCGTGCACCTGGCGACCGCGCTGGCGGTGCGGGCGGTGCGATCGGGTTCGGTGTGCCTGGACCTCAGCCGGATTCGGGAGGTGACGGTCGACGACGACACCGAGGTGGATCTCTCCGCGCTGCCGTGGCCCGACGACGCCGTCGTCGCCGAGGGTCTGGCTTCCAGTCCGCTGGTGGTCGGCGGCGATGCGGGGCCGCTGCGTCCGCTGCGGCTGGTGGACGGGCTGTTGTATCTGGACCGGTACTTCCGGCAGGAGGAGACCATCCGCCGGATCCTCGACGAGCGGGCGCAGGGACACCCGGCCGTCGACGAGGATCTGCTGCGAACCGGATTGGGTGAGTTGTTCCGGGACTTCCGGGATCCGTCGCGGCCGTCGGATGCCCCGGACCGGCAGCGGATCGCCGCGGCCGTTGCGGTCACGTATTCGACATCGGTGATCGCCGGTGGTCCCGGAACCGGTAAGACGCACACCGTGGCGCGGATCCTGGCCCTGCTCGAGCGCCAGCATCCAGGGTTGCGAATAGGGCTGGCCGCGCCGACCGGCAAGGCGGCGGCGCGGCTGCAGGAGTCGGTGCGAGAGCAGGCAGAGGTCGTCGGGCTGCGGGCGGATCTGTCGGCGATGACGCTGCACCGGATGCTCGGGTGGCGGCGCGGCACCAGCCGGTTCCGCTACAACGAGACCAACCATCTGCCGTACGACGTGATCGTGGTGGACGAGACGTCGATGGTGTCGCTGACGATGATGTGCCGACTGCTCGAGGCCGTCCGGCCCGAGGCGCGGTTGGTGCTCGTCGGCGACCCGGACCAGCTGACTTCCGTCGATGCCGGTGCGGTACTGGCCGACCTGGTGGCCCGCCCGGTGACCGGCGCCCTGAACCCGGCGCTGGCCCGTGTTGTCGGTGCGGACCTGTCGGCGTCGGATGATCCGGCCGAGGCGGCCCTGAGTGCGGCCGAGCGGGACCGGTTGCGCGGCGGGGTGATTCGTCTCAGCCGTGGACGGCGATTCGGCGGTGCGATAGCGCGGTTGGCGGTCGCGGTGCGCGATGGCGACGAGGATCGCGTGCTCGAGATCCTACGCAGTGGGGAGCCGGACGTGTCCTTCGCGGCGCCGGAGGAGCTGTCGGCGCTGCGTGCGGACGTGGTGTCGACCTCGGCTGCGGTGACCGAGGCCGCCGCGGCAGGTGACGCGGTGGCGGCGCTGCGGGCATCGGAGCAGCATCGGTTGCTGTGTGCACACCGGGAAGGACCTTTCGGAGCGGCGTGGTGGGCGCGCAATTCGATGAACTGGATCGGTGAGGCCACCGGGAGTCGGCTGGATGCCGAACGCTGGTACGCCGGGCAGCCGCTGATGGTGACCGCGAACGACCACGAGACCCGGATCTACAACGGCGACACCGGTGTTGTCGTCGCCGGCAGCGGGGATGCCGACGGCGAGCTGGTGGCGGCCTTCGCACGCGGCGAGGAGCCGTACCTGCTGCACCTGAGTCATCTGGCGTCGGTGCAGACCGTTTATGCGATGACGATCCACCGAAGCCAGGGCAG